A region from the Brevibacterium paucivorans genome encodes:
- a CDS encoding sensor histidine kinase produces the protein MGQFLVFEIQIWLFLLLLFLGLIALAAVVFFAWRWWKKREENIRAQAHEAAEAEALANRNRMLIRLDHELKNPLTALRTSAATVRSLVQDEPIDRDATLDSVKQLDVSSRRVARLLADLRKLADVESRHIDFQRIDMDRLVHQAVEDARTAPGAEDRMIVVTVARAPWKLPEVAGEEDLLLSAILNLLANAIKYSSDTDVVELRANEQVIDNHRWVVIEVADTGAGIPVDEQANVWEELSRGKHVRSVPGSGMGLALVRSIIQRHGGSVELYSQEGVGTSVRVILPVLAPDQSTHGVAQAVAGQRNARAAKKAGEVLGTPRRTSKRRLQMIDGQLTDTNTGETFGTPDDPHPVIPDSQAPGAPGGPGPQGAPGGHGGPGVQGHPGSHVAHPGAQPGPHAGGQPGPQAGGQPGEQPGAQPGQHLGGPEQHGYHGQQEWTQPSQQDYGQHPRGPQGPAHVEREYSNRTDPHFAPPMPSNPPQPRSNEEQQ, from the coding sequence ATGGGACAGTTCCTTGTTTTTGAAATCCAGATTTGGCTCTTTCTGCTCCTTCTGTTTTTGGGGCTGATAGCACTTGCCGCGGTCGTCTTCTTCGCGTGGCGCTGGTGGAAGAAGCGGGAAGAAAACATTCGTGCTCAGGCGCACGAAGCTGCCGAGGCCGAGGCCCTTGCCAACCGCAACCGGATGCTCATCCGCTTGGACCACGAACTGAAGAACCCGCTGACAGCCCTGCGCACCTCGGCAGCAACCGTGCGGTCCCTTGTCCAGGACGAGCCTATAGACCGCGACGCCACCCTGGACTCCGTGAAACAGCTTGACGTGTCGTCCAGGCGGGTCGCTCGTCTGCTTGCTGATCTGCGCAAACTCGCTGATGTCGAGTCGCGCCACATCGACTTCCAGCGCATCGACATGGACCGTCTGGTGCATCAGGCGGTGGAAGACGCGCGGACCGCCCCAGGTGCGGAAGACCGCATGATTGTGGTGACAGTTGCGCGTGCGCCGTGGAAGCTTCCCGAGGTGGCAGGTGAGGAAGATCTGCTGCTGTCGGCAATTCTGAATTTGCTTGCGAACGCTATCAAGTACTCGTCTGACACCGATGTCGTTGAGTTGCGTGCAAATGAACAGGTGATCGATAACCACCGCTGGGTCGTCATTGAAGTTGCCGACACCGGGGCTGGAATCCCTGTGGACGAGCAGGCGAACGTGTGGGAAGAACTGTCGCGTGGAAAGCACGTGCGGTCCGTGCCTGGTTCCGGTATGGGCTTGGCGCTTGTGCGGTCGATCATTCAGCGTCACGGCGGGTCGGTTGAACTGTACAGCCAGGAAGGCGTGGGGACTTCAGTTCGCGTTATCCTTCCGGTCTTGGCACCCGATCAGTCCACGCACGGCGTGGCACAGGCAGTTGCAGGGCAACGCAACGCGCGTGCTGCGAAGAAGGCCGGTGAGGTTCTGGGTACTCCGCGCCGTACGTCGAAGCGTCGTCTGCAGATGATCGACGGGCAGCTCACCGATACCAATACGGGTGAGACGTTTGGAACCCCTGACGATCCGCACCCGGTCATTCCTGATTCGCAGGCCCCCGGTGCACCTGGAGGGCCCGGTCCTCAAGGTGCCCCGGGTGGACACGGCGGTCCAGGCGTCCAAGGTCATCCCGGAAGCCACGTCGCCCACCCAGGTGCGCAACCCGGCCCTCATGCCGGTGGCCAGCCTGGCCCACAAGCCGGCGGGCAACCAGGAGAGCAGCCAGGTGCGCAACCCGGCCAACACCTCGGCGGGCCTGAGCAACACGGTTACCACGGGCAACAGGAGTGGACGCAGCCCAGCCAGCAGGACTATGGGCAGCATCCTCGCGGGCCACAGGGACCAGCGCACGTTGAGCGTGAGTACAGCAACCGGACTGACCCGCACTTTGCGCCACCAATGCCTTCGAACCCGCCCCAGCCACGGTCGAATGAGGAGCAGCAGTGA
- a CDS encoding response regulator transcription factor: protein MSEQDTRPLVLVADDEPDVLGAVVPFLSRSGFRVISASDGKLALDEIRRHNPDACVLDVLMPGADGREVLRTLRREENWVPVVLLTQVGEAVERAMALEEGADDYINKPFDPHELVARVRAVLRRTRAGEPPLATASILTSTFGLKIDRVSRRAWLRDRELVITPKGFTLLEYLMVHKDELIERSRLLEVLWGFDDAVGTRAVDSRVAELRRVLGEDATEPRWIATVQGRGYKFVADVTGSHE from the coding sequence ATGAGCGAACAAGATACTCGACCACTCGTGTTGGTGGCCGACGACGAACCCGACGTTCTGGGGGCTGTCGTTCCCTTCTTGAGCCGTTCTGGTTTCCGTGTGATCAGTGCCAGCGATGGAAAACTCGCGCTTGACGAGATTCGTCGGCACAACCCAGACGCCTGTGTTTTGGACGTCTTGATGCCCGGCGCTGACGGTCGTGAAGTCTTACGTACACTGCGCCGCGAAGAAAACTGGGTGCCTGTGGTTCTTCTGACCCAGGTGGGCGAAGCGGTTGAACGCGCAATGGCGTTGGAAGAAGGCGCGGACGACTACATCAACAAGCCGTTTGACCCGCATGAACTCGTGGCTCGTGTGCGTGCTGTTCTCCGTCGTACCCGGGCAGGTGAACCACCGCTTGCCACGGCAAGCATCCTGACGTCAACGTTTGGGCTCAAGATTGACCGGGTGAGTAGGCGTGCATGGTTGCGTGACCGCGAACTGGTCATCACGCCAAAGGGTTTCACGCTTCTGGAATACCTCATGGTTCACAAGGACGAACTTATTGAGCGGTCACGCCTCTTGGAAGTTCTGTGGGGCTTCGACGACGCCGTGGGTACACGCGCAGTGGATTCGCGTGTCGCAGAACTCCGCCGTGTCCTGGGCGAAGATGCCACCGAGCCTCGTTGGATCGCTACAGTTCAGGGTCGTGGGTACAAGTTTGTCGCTGACGTCACCGGATCGCACGAGTAG
- the mnhG gene encoding monovalent cation/H(+) antiporter subunit G, which yields MSAVLLVLSALLSIVAAMGLLRFPDFLSRLHAGSKPQILGLVLAMIAIAIQAPVFGVVTTLFLIVLFQMATTPVGTHMVGRAGYRTKHLRRSMLYQDQLAEAVAKADARDIAQRSPKSRDRAAEKSEGER from the coding sequence GTGTCAGCTGTTTTGCTGGTGCTCAGCGCGTTGTTGAGCATTGTTGCGGCCATGGGACTCTTGCGTTTTCCTGACTTCCTGTCGCGTTTGCATGCCGGTTCCAAGCCACAGATTTTGGGGCTCGTGTTGGCAATGATTGCAATTGCCATCCAAGCGCCCGTGTTTGGGGTTGTCACCACTTTATTTCTTATTGTTCTATTTCAGATGGCGACAACACCTGTTGGTACTCATATGGTAGGAAGAGCAGGGTACAGGACAAAGCACTTGCGGCGTTCCATGCTGTACCAAGACCAATTAGCGGAAGCTGTTGCGAAAGCAGATGCTCGTGACATTGCTCAGCGGTCGCCTAAGTCACGCGATCGTGCAGCAGAGAAATCAGAGGGAGAGCGATGA
- a CDS encoding monovalent cation/H+ antiporter complex subunit F, protein MIDPEVAKFFGPVIGILFSVAAITAVIKIIRGPAILDRVVGTDVLLATIMCGLGGYIAFTGRHDLLVVLLVFSLFGFVGSVSVSRYVSRTPTSELTDFAGGTAHDALDADEFDHSESPHHASARGADGKQVRL, encoded by the coding sequence ATGATTGATCCGGAAGTAGCCAAATTTTTTGGGCCCGTAATAGGCATCCTCTTCTCTGTTGCGGCCATCACTGCAGTCATCAAAATCATTCGTGGCCCAGCCATTCTGGATCGTGTGGTGGGAACAGACGTTCTGCTGGCCACCATCATGTGCGGGCTGGGCGGATATATCGCGTTCACTGGCAGGCACGACCTCTTGGTGGTGTTGCTGGTGTTCTCGCTCTTTGGATTCGTTGGATCCGTTTCAGTGTCACGCTATGTGAGTCGTACACCCACCTCGGAACTCACCGACTTCGCCGGAGGGACGGCGCACGACGCCCTTGATGCTGACGAATTCGACCACAGCGAATCGCCCCATCACGCATCTGCTCGTGGAGCCGACGGAAAGCAGGTGCGCTTGTGA